A region of Malaciobacter marinus DNA encodes the following proteins:
- the hpf gene encoding ribosome hibernation-promoting factor, HPF/YfiA family, translated as MNTSIVGRHIELTEPIKDYINSSVEIFKKYNLDIISVNSIIAQDEKNGKKAFTFEFTINVAHLDTIVVKQKDKDLYSAVDIAVDRVNKVLRRHHDKITTHKATKLTEVEAAAVEDQIAIELEKFENEIIPVKLASYKPIDIEEALETLKAGEDLFKVFYDKDDNLRVLYKTKVEGKFGLY; from the coding sequence ATGAATACAAGTATTGTAGGAAGACACATAGAATTAACAGAACCAATCAAAGATTATATTAATAGTTCAGTAGAGATTTTTAAAAAATATAATTTAGATATAATATCAGTTAACTCAATAATTGCACAAGATGAGAAGAACGGGAAAAAAGCATTTACATTTGAGTTTACGATAAATGTTGCTCATCTTGATACGATTGTTGTAAAACAAAAAGATAAAGACTTATACTCTGCAGTTGATATTGCAGTAGATAGAGTTAATAAAGTATTAAGAAGACACCATGACAAAATCACTACTCATAAAGCAACTAAATTAACAGAAGTTGAGGCTGCTGCTGTTGAAGATCAAATTGCTATTGAGCTTGAAAAGTTTGAAAATGAAATAATTCCAGTTAAATTGGCTTCATATAAACCAATTGATATTGAAGAAGCATTGGAAACTTTAAAAGCTGGTGAAGATTTATTTAAAGTATTTTACGACAAAGATGATAATTTAAGAGTACTTTATAAAACAAAAGTTGAAGGTAAATTTGGTCTATATTAA